In Necator americanus strain Aroian chromosome IV, whole genome shotgun sequence, the following proteins share a genomic window:
- a CDS encoding hypothetical protein (NECATOR_CHRIV.G14795.T1): MVDWEFSYLDAKGNFRGPFTAKEMRKWFGRGFFHADLEVFVHRGHLAEKTTVGELCIINGEKTPFTFACLPVQPIIHRGFVEFPPGVTIKAQNDMKYDAVVRATALEAPKGAEAAESSSVTNSDVMPANSSAASQGDQKVATTHKSSSEKFVSEVRTSEAQRPDVSVKQEALQGETVKELNVTLAEAKKARSWPLLAPPDKKYPRTKKKIWIQQQFLDLRSQFRRADLTKFDKVKENQDLCGAVCKLCCVRLAAPSDVLRHLTVEDHQKKVENECQILGTEFDDYKKRLQVIVSSSTGFAIFSKMLNSSIEAEIIDTNFLKCGFWLFVLFLPFSCLYFICEDLKEYAFGPATLPVTTIQLGICSEVKCDPRGDQILCHAKHKPTLMLQMVPTSRRTYNSGFPRTLFFLDMKYFCRAFQILAASTKVSSTPSLAKPVTTKTITSSVAANSSKAGSAPTSSRTTNLSNVTSKGFVISTASKASAVPTGSVKTDQNPQKNPYLSIFSQAPSAAKEDLKSGDASFTKLMQPIGTTSSRALTDKEFATRMEELRALAVKIDTQKFVKIFKDRMSNNFCTLCSVRTDGPTTFLAHFVSQKHCSKMLTSGLPKATEDDFGLWKSQILAAVK, translated from the exons ATGGTTGACTGGGAATTTAGCTACCTCGATGCTAAAGGAAACTTCAG AGGTCCTTTTACTGCCAAAGAAATGCGAAAATGGTTCGGTAGAGGTTTTTTCCACGCCGATCTCGAGGTATTTGTTCATCGAGGACATCTTGCTGAAAAAACAACAGTAG GAGAGTTGTGCATAATAAATGGTGAAAAAACACCATTCACTTTCGCCTGCCTACCTGTACAACCGATCATCCACCGAGGCTTTGTAGAATTTCCACCAGGTGTCACTATTAAG gctcaaaacgacatgaagtacgatGCAGTTGTACGAGCGACCGCGCTTgaggcg CCAAAGGGAGCAGAAGCAGCCGAGTCGTCGTCTGTTACGAACTCCGACGTAATGCCAGCAAACAGTTCTGCAG CGTCACAAGGAGATCAAAAAGTAGCTACAACTCACAAGTCATCTTCTGAAAAGTTTGTCTCTGAGGTAAGGACGAGTGAAGCACAGAGACCTGACGTTAGTGTAAAGCAAGAAGCACTTCAAG GTGAAACGGTAAAGGAACTTAATGTTACTCTAGCTGAGGCTAAGAAGGCTAGGTCTTGGCCTCTTCTAGCGCCTCCCGACAAAAAATATCCAAGAACGAAGAAGA AGATTTGGATTCAGCAGCAGTTTCTTGATCTACGTAGCCAATTCAGAAGGGCTGACCTAACCAAGTTCGACAAAGTTAAGGAGAACCAAGATCTTTGCGGA GCTGTGTGCAAATTATGTTGTGTACGCTTAGCAGCACCAAGTGATGTTCTGAGACATCTAACAGTTGAAGATCATCAGAAGAAG GTGGAGAATGAATGTCAGATACTGGGCACAGAGTTCGATGATTATAAGAAGCGATTGCAAGTGATTGTCAGTTCATCTACAG GCTTTGCCATATTTTCTAAGATGCTCAACAGTAGTATTGAAGCAGAAATAATTGATACAAACTTCTTGAAATGTGGATTTTGGTTATTTGTGCTGTTCCTTCCGTTCAGTTGTCTTTACTTCATTTGTGAGGATCTCAAAGAGTACGCATTTGGTCCAGCCACACTGCCTGTTACTACAATTCAACTCGGAATCTGTAGTGAGGTTAAATGTGATCCGAGGGGTGACCAAATATTGTGCCATGCAAAGCACAAACCTACGCTGATGTTGCAAATGGTCCCCACATCTCGTCGTACCTataattctggatttccgagaactttgttttttctagaTATGAAGTACTTTTGTAgagcctttcaaattttagccGCATCGACAAAGGTTAGTAGTACTCCGTCCCTTGCTAAGCCTGTGACGACAAAGACAATCACGTCATCAGTAGCTGCAAATTCTTCTAAAGCGGGGTCGGCACCAACTTCGTCAAGAACTACTAACCTTTCGAATGTTACCTCGAAAGGATTTGTAATATCAACTGCCTCTAAAGCATCTGCTGTACCAACAGGTAGTGTGAAAACAGACCAGAATCCTCAAAAGAATCCATACCTATCGATATTTTCGCAAGCTCCTTCGGCTGCAAAAGAAGACTTGAAATCAGGAGATGCTTCATTTACCAAATTGATGCAACCAATTGGAACTACTTCGTCTCGTGCACTTACTG ATAAAGAGTTTGCCACAAGAATGGAAGAGCTTCGTGCACTTGCAGTAAAGATTGACACACAGAAGTTCGTTAAGATATTTAAAGATAGAATGTCGAAT AACTTCTGCACCTTATGTTCTGTTAGGACCGATGGTCCTACGACCTTCTTAGCGCATTTTGTTTCTCAGAAACATTGTAGCAAG atgCTCACAAGTGGTCTTCCAAAAGCAACAGAAGATGATTTTGGATTGTGGAAGAGCCAGATACTGGCTGCTGTCAAGTGA
- a CDS encoding hypothetical protein (NECATOR_CHRIV.G14795.T2), with protein MVDWEFSYLDAKGNFRGPFTAKEMRKWFGRGFFHADLEVFVHRGHLAEKTTVGELCIINGEKTPFTFACLPVQPIIHRGFVEFPPGVTIKPKGAEAAESSSVTNSDVMPANSSAGETVKELNVTLAEAKKARSWPLLAPPDKKYPRTKKKIWIQQQFLDLRSQFRRADLTKFDKVKENQDLCGAVCKLCCVRLAAPSDVLRHLTVEDHQKKVENECQILGTEFDDYKKRLQVIVSSSTAASTKVSSTPSLAKPVTTKTITSSVAANSSKAGSAPTSSRTTNLSNVTSKGFVISTASKASAVPTAPSAAKEDLKSGDASFTKLMQPIGTTSSRALTDKEFATRMEELRALAVKIDTQKFVKIFKDRMSNNFCTLCSVRTDGPTTFLAHFVSQKHCSKMLTSGLPKATEDDFGLWKSQILAAVKRLC; from the exons ATGGTTGACTGGGAATTTAGCTACCTCGATGCTAAAGGAAACTTCAG AGGTCCTTTTACTGCCAAAGAAATGCGAAAATGGTTCGGTAGAGGTTTTTTCCACGCCGATCTCGAGGTATTTGTTCATCGAGGACATCTTGCTGAAAAAACAACAGTAG GAGAGTTGTGCATAATAAATGGTGAAAAAACACCATTCACTTTCGCCTGCCTACCTGTACAACCGATCATCCACCGAGGCTTTGTAGAATTTCCACCAGGTGTCACTATTAAG CCAAAGGGAGCAGAAGCAGCCGAGTCGTCGTCTGTTACGAACTCCGACGTAATGCCAGCAAACAGTTCTGCAG GTGAAACGGTAAAGGAACTTAATGTTACTCTAGCTGAGGCTAAGAAGGCTAGGTCTTGGCCTCTTCTAGCGCCTCCCGACAAAAAATATCCAAGAACGAAGAAGA AGATTTGGATTCAGCAGCAGTTTCTTGATCTACGTAGCCAATTCAGAAGGGCTGACCTAACCAAGTTCGACAAAGTTAAGGAGAACCAAGATCTTTGCGGA GCTGTGTGCAAATTATGTTGTGTACGCTTAGCAGCACCAAGTGATGTTCTGAGACATCTAACAGTTGAAGATCATCAGAAGAAG GTGGAGAATGAATGTCAGATACTGGGCACAGAGTTCGATGATTATAAGAAGCGATTGCAAGTGATTGTCAGTTCATCTACAG ccGCATCGACAAAGGTTAGTAGTACTCCGTCCCTTGCTAAGCCTGTGACGACAAAGACAATCACGTCATCAGTAGCTGCAAATTCTTCTAAAGCGGGGTCGGCACCAACTTCGTCAAGAACTACTAACCTTTCGAATGTTACCTCGAAAGGATTTGTAATATCAACTGCCTCTAAAGCATCTGCTGTACCAACAG CTCCTTCGGCTGCAAAAGAAGACTTGAAATCAGGAGATGCTTCATTTACCAAATTGATGCAACCAATTGGAACTACTTCGTCTCGTGCACTTACTG ATAAAGAGTTTGCCACAAGAATGGAAGAGCTTCGTGCACTTGCAGTAAAGATTGACACACAGAAGTTCGTTAAGATATTTAAAGATAGAATGTCGAAT AACTTCTGCACCTTATGTTCTGTTAGGACCGATGGTCCTACGACCTTCTTAGCGCATTTTGTTTCTCAGAAACATTGTAGCAAG atgCTCACAAGTGGTCTTCCAAAAGCAACAGAAGATGATTTTGGATTGTGGAAGAGCCAGATACTGGCTGCTGTCAA AAGATTGTGCTGA
- a CDS encoding hypothetical protein (NECATOR_CHRIV.G14795.T3) — protein MVDWEFSYLDAKGNFRGPFTAKEMRKWFGRGFFHADLEVFVHRGHLAEKTTVGELCIINGEKTPFTFACLPVQPIIHRGFVEFPPGVTIKAQNDMKYDAVVRATALEAPKGAEAAESSSVTNSDVMPANSSAGETVKELNVTLAEAKKARSWPLLAPPDKKYPRTKKKIWIQQQFLDLRSQFRRADLTKFDKVKENQDLCGAVCKLCCVRLAAPSDVLRHLTVEDHQKKVENECQILGTEFDDYKKRLQVIVSSSTAASTKVSSTPSLAKPVTTKTITSSVAANSSKAGSAPTSSRTTNLSNVTSKGFVISTASKASAVPTAPSAAKEDLKSGDASFTKLMQPIGTTSSRALTDKEFATRMEELRALAVKIDTQKFVKIFKDRMSNNFCTLCSVRTDGPTTFLAHFVSQKHCSKMLTSGLPKATEDDFGLWKSQILAAVKRLC, from the exons ATGGTTGACTGGGAATTTAGCTACCTCGATGCTAAAGGAAACTTCAG AGGTCCTTTTACTGCCAAAGAAATGCGAAAATGGTTCGGTAGAGGTTTTTTCCACGCCGATCTCGAGGTATTTGTTCATCGAGGACATCTTGCTGAAAAAACAACAGTAG GAGAGTTGTGCATAATAAATGGTGAAAAAACACCATTCACTTTCGCCTGCCTACCTGTACAACCGATCATCCACCGAGGCTTTGTAGAATTTCCACCAGGTGTCACTATTAAG gctcaaaacgacatgaagtacgatGCAGTTGTACGAGCGACCGCGCTTgaggcg CCAAAGGGAGCAGAAGCAGCCGAGTCGTCGTCTGTTACGAACTCCGACGTAATGCCAGCAAACAGTTCTGCAG GTGAAACGGTAAAGGAACTTAATGTTACTCTAGCTGAGGCTAAGAAGGCTAGGTCTTGGCCTCTTCTAGCGCCTCCCGACAAAAAATATCCAAGAACGAAGAAGA AGATTTGGATTCAGCAGCAGTTTCTTGATCTACGTAGCCAATTCAGAAGGGCTGACCTAACCAAGTTCGACAAAGTTAAGGAGAACCAAGATCTTTGCGGA GCTGTGTGCAAATTATGTTGTGTACGCTTAGCAGCACCAAGTGATGTTCTGAGACATCTAACAGTTGAAGATCATCAGAAGAAG GTGGAGAATGAATGTCAGATACTGGGCACAGAGTTCGATGATTATAAGAAGCGATTGCAAGTGATTGTCAGTTCATCTACAG ccGCATCGACAAAGGTTAGTAGTACTCCGTCCCTTGCTAAGCCTGTGACGACAAAGACAATCACGTCATCAGTAGCTGCAAATTCTTCTAAAGCGGGGTCGGCACCAACTTCGTCAAGAACTACTAACCTTTCGAATGTTACCTCGAAAGGATTTGTAATATCAACTGCCTCTAAAGCATCTGCTGTACCAACAG CTCCTTCGGCTGCAAAAGAAGACTTGAAATCAGGAGATGCTTCATTTACCAAATTGATGCAACCAATTGGAACTACTTCGTCTCGTGCACTTACTG ATAAAGAGTTTGCCACAAGAATGGAAGAGCTTCGTGCACTTGCAGTAAAGATTGACACACAGAAGTTCGTTAAGATATTTAAAGATAGAATGTCGAAT AACTTCTGCACCTTATGTTCTGTTAGGACCGATGGTCCTACGACCTTCTTAGCGCATTTTGTTTCTCAGAAACATTGTAGCAAG atgCTCACAAGTGGTCTTCCAAAAGCAACAGAAGATGATTTTGGATTGTGGAAGAGCCAGATACTGGCTGCTGTCAA AAGATTGTGCTGA